One window from the genome of Entelurus aequoreus isolate RoL-2023_Sb linkage group LG04, RoL_Eaeq_v1.1, whole genome shotgun sequence encodes:
- the il12ba gene encoding interleukin 12Ba isoform X2, translating to MNVFDFTLICAFIQLGYQNPLSSSTLKPNVLVVEVNGALGQQALKCLHSAEEVMRGDDKDILWKKNGAEEAQRGNSYLVQLEESLGGGNYSCYSKDGSLLNHTLVLIQEGNTDKRKILVKSDLGNYLKCSTKNFEGAFHCSWTWDRFRVGKVELIIAKRERSCSVDTSGHRSACNFSCSEDGTGHGISCVDEHYCAYAEENSRINVTVYVRTDDFLVERYEKLFFLSEIVKPDKVKIRRVNPTTMEWTYPSSWSSPYSYFPLTFEVLERRRGCKTCDKPCHESASAKNITVHSLSTCQFEVKRKSGIFCVRAKDALCHSQWSEWSHLSIE from the exons ATGAATGTGTTTGACTTCACCCTCATCTGTGCATTTATTCAACTGGGTTATCAAAACCCACTGAGTTCTTCGACTCTCAAGCCAAACG TTCTGGTTGTGGAGGTAAATGGTGCGTTGGGCCAACAAGCCCTCAAGTGCTTGCACTCAGCAGAGGAAGTAATGAGAGGCGATGACAAGGATATATTGTGGAAGAAGAACGGCGCAGAGGAAGCACAGAGGGGTAATTCATACCTGGTGCAGCTGGAAGAGAGTTTAGGAGGAGGCAACTACAGCTGCTACAGCAAGGACGGGTCTCTCCTCAATCACACTCTCGTCCTGATTCAAGAGGGCAACACAGATAAAAGAAAGATTCTAGTGAAAAGTGACCTAG GGAATTATTTAAAGTGCTCAACTAAAAATTTCGAGGGAGCGTTCCACTGCTCTTGGACCTGGGACAGGTTTCGTGTTGGAAAAGTGGAACTTATCATAGCTAAACG AGAAAGGAGTTGTTCAGTGGACACCAGTGGTCATCGCTCGGCATGCAATTTTAGTTGCTCAGAGGACGGCACCGGACACGGTATCTCCTGTGTGGACGAGCATTACTGCGCCTATGCTGAAGAGAACAGTCGCATCAACGTCACGGTCTACGTGAGGACGGATGATTTCCTGGTGGAGAGATACGAAAAGCTCTTCTTTCTGTCCGAAATAG TGAAACCTGACAAAGTGAAAATACGTAGAGTCAACCCTACGACGATGGAATGGACTTACCCAAGCTCCTGGAGCAGCCCCTACTCTTACTTCCCCCTGACGTTCGAAGTTTTAGAGCGCCGACGTGGGTGCAAAACATGTGACAAACCCTGCCATGAGTCAGCCAGTGCAAAG AACATAACAGTGCACTCCTTGAGCACTTGTCAGTTTGAGGTCAAGCgcaagtctgggattttctgtgTCCGAGCCAAGGATGCTCTCTGCCACTCACAA
- the il12ba gene encoding interleukin 12Ba isoform X1, which produces MNVFDFTLICAFIQLGYQNPLSSSTLKPNVLVVEVNGALGQQALKCLHSAEEVMRGDDKDILWKKNGAEEAQRGNSYLVQLEESLGGGNYSCYSKDGSLLNHTLVLIQEGNTDKRKILVKSDLGNYLKCSTKNFEGAFHCSWTWDRFRVGKVELIIAKRERSCSVDTSGHRSACNFSCSEDGTGHGISCVDEHYCAYAEENSRINVTVYVRTDDFLVERYEKLFFLSEIVKPDKVKIRRVNPTTMEWTYPSSWSSPYSYFPLTFEVLERRRGCKTCDKPCHESASAKNITVHSLSTCQFEVKRKSGIFCVRAKDALCHSQWSEWSHLRMRKRRKNIKSVPAIKADNVCST; this is translated from the exons ATGAATGTGTTTGACTTCACCCTCATCTGTGCATTTATTCAACTGGGTTATCAAAACCCACTGAGTTCTTCGACTCTCAAGCCAAACG TTCTGGTTGTGGAGGTAAATGGTGCGTTGGGCCAACAAGCCCTCAAGTGCTTGCACTCAGCAGAGGAAGTAATGAGAGGCGATGACAAGGATATATTGTGGAAGAAGAACGGCGCAGAGGAAGCACAGAGGGGTAATTCATACCTGGTGCAGCTGGAAGAGAGTTTAGGAGGAGGCAACTACAGCTGCTACAGCAAGGACGGGTCTCTCCTCAATCACACTCTCGTCCTGATTCAAGAGGGCAACACAGATAAAAGAAAGATTCTAGTGAAAAGTGACCTAG GGAATTATTTAAAGTGCTCAACTAAAAATTTCGAGGGAGCGTTCCACTGCTCTTGGACCTGGGACAGGTTTCGTGTTGGAAAAGTGGAACTTATCATAGCTAAACG AGAAAGGAGTTGTTCAGTGGACACCAGTGGTCATCGCTCGGCATGCAATTTTAGTTGCTCAGAGGACGGCACCGGACACGGTATCTCCTGTGTGGACGAGCATTACTGCGCCTATGCTGAAGAGAACAGTCGCATCAACGTCACGGTCTACGTGAGGACGGATGATTTCCTGGTGGAGAGATACGAAAAGCTCTTCTTTCTGTCCGAAATAG TGAAACCTGACAAAGTGAAAATACGTAGAGTCAACCCTACGACGATGGAATGGACTTACCCAAGCTCCTGGAGCAGCCCCTACTCTTACTTCCCCCTGACGTTCGAAGTTTTAGAGCGCCGACGTGGGTGCAAAACATGTGACAAACCCTGCCATGAGTCAGCCAGTGCAAAG AACATAACAGTGCACTCCTTGAGCACTTGTCAGTTTGAGGTCAAGCgcaagtctgggattttctgtgTCCGAGCCAAGGATGCTCTCTGCCACTCACAA